A window from Vulcanimicrobium alpinum encodes these proteins:
- a CDS encoding translocation/assembly module TamB domain-containing protein, protein MIVTAIVATFVLTLVLARHAIVRTVLEAALSGATGYDVRFDDQRLGWSHVAFLGVHVVKNGDPILDAERVDVEYALRDIFPGGAHRYGFAAIAIQKPVLTITRHADGSITFTRPGGTSAAPPAATKQAATPLFFTLRIRDGVLRLIDTAPLQPDLANQTVDNVAVDASVKSDARTTARLDGVLLGRRTQGGAVARYPLGVRTVIDVQRGIALTRLQARRLPLRGALGFFIHSKAVRFDDGVLDNIAATYYGLVSKAGGDFDYRAGGGFQLLGGRIAVGALAKPIRDLDGTFVLADTTLATAALNGTAAGVPLHGRGALYDLFGVPRFRIALAADADARALKTLFAFSANRPVTGTAHLETLLAAQLADPLIRTWIRGSRVAYDRYPVDALDGLVDYYHGAVTIAGVHARYGRALVDVGGHIDFTDRGNDFGFVLSAHGAGADLPYADAFAPDATIDATALIEEPPKAGFDARGTILASGATSGTGTFAVDQYGVGEFGPFSFSRADGTSLAGAFELQRPISASAGWLHLRDFRIAEVRRAAALPGVRVPQLPPLAGIVDGDLAVGGTPSTFGLAGTVRGRGLRVAGYPIGAGSVSVGGTFDDVRLTSVAVDGPLGRFRGRGAYGTNLLALDGDYDGSLAQLRTFVDDPTAVGGVHGPVRATIGPKRVVIQTTGAQLAGARVRGVAVERVSGTIALDGKQLRVVAADGALGGGHAVAADLGGPFLVSAPDVPVGALRGAGIPLESGTLGMLGVADLRGTSPRFDGVVTVSDGSAAGYPVSGGADLSLAGSTVTLRDGVAGLGTTFGSFAGTVAEIGRANRYDLNASIPIGDVEQVRTALHLPLRTLYGSFAADLRVRGAGAAPALSGNVAVPEGSYNGLDFRDARAGVALDRSSVAAHDGVVTVGSTRANVDASAAIAQRAFAVNVHSADANLADFDDYFDEAETLAGRGPVAFAFANDGLTTRTSGRFDVRDFRYRRFAFGTTDATWSQPHGAPIAGAVNVQGEHGTLHANGTIAPAPGDPIAAFAHARYGARVQTTRVDLATWLPPFGITAPLLGQVDARGTVAGRWPRLTIAGDATLQHGSVYGYAVRSGTLHARSDGGRLAFTNSVLDLGFARFDVNGSLGYDARAPLALSVHAQTPDLARTLVTMLPKGPRYDIAGAVQSDARITGTFAHPRATVGFDVTQGRYGSLAIARILGSAAYDGTTLTVNDAEATFAKGSVLVAGALPLRLEPLGLRPGAPLSFQLAANGLDLAPFAPFVPGPHTKLGGTLDGRVAIEGTPRAPRIAGNAALTNGSYVSDFDRAGIAAANARFTFNGNSVALDALHAKLGAGTLDGSGSLDLPFPGAHTSGYSIALVAHGARVDSPEFGRGTIDGTMTLARGPTIAILSGDLTLSNASIPFATIFRTAAGGNGNGAANGPVPFDLGFNLRANAGRNVRVQSSIVDVGAKGTLDLTGTLRTPRLAGVLTATPGGVFSTYNRAFRVQQAVVRFDPAQGVVPYLDLRAYAHVTNPDPDPTRNAVGSADITVTVQGPADELAQGGAISFSSNPPYSQEQIVGLLLDASLFGAVNFGQQSNGTTLRGAPGESNVLLPPGVTPYQSGTINFNQEAFSILNGQFTQRFLAPIERVFIGALNLSDLEVTVDYGGGVGYNALKQIGHRDVYASFGQTLSNPLRTTLGFTARPDAATSASFSYFTENGNPAIATSANGNTSFNNVRRLNGLQPLNGRQGFTFLVVRKFR, encoded by the coding sequence GTGATCGTCACCGCGATCGTAGCGACGTTCGTGCTGACGCTCGTCCTCGCGCGTCACGCGATCGTCCGCACCGTGCTCGAAGCCGCGCTCTCCGGCGCGACCGGCTACGACGTGCGCTTCGACGATCAGCGGCTCGGCTGGTCGCACGTCGCGTTTCTCGGCGTGCACGTCGTGAAGAACGGCGACCCGATCCTGGATGCCGAGCGCGTCGACGTGGAGTACGCGCTGCGCGACATCTTTCCGGGCGGAGCGCACCGCTACGGCTTCGCGGCGATCGCGATCCAGAAACCGGTGCTGACGATCACCCGTCACGCCGACGGTTCGATCACGTTCACCCGCCCGGGCGGGACGTCGGCGGCGCCGCCGGCGGCGACGAAGCAGGCCGCGACGCCGCTGTTTTTCACGCTGCGCATCCGCGACGGCGTCCTGCGGCTGATCGACACGGCGCCGCTGCAGCCCGATCTCGCCAACCAGACGGTCGACAACGTCGCGGTCGACGCGTCGGTGAAGTCCGACGCGCGCACCACCGCTCGGCTCGACGGCGTGCTGCTGGGACGGCGCACGCAAGGCGGCGCGGTCGCGCGCTACCCGCTCGGCGTGCGCACGGTGATCGACGTGCAGCGCGGGATCGCGCTCACCCGTCTGCAGGCGCGCCGGCTCCCGCTGCGCGGAGCGCTGGGGTTCTTCATCCATTCCAAGGCCGTGCGGTTCGACGACGGCGTCCTCGACAACATCGCGGCGACGTACTACGGTCTGGTCTCCAAAGCCGGCGGCGACTTCGACTACCGCGCCGGAGGCGGGTTCCAACTGCTCGGCGGACGGATCGCCGTCGGCGCGCTAGCGAAGCCGATCCGCGACCTCGACGGCACCTTCGTGCTCGCCGACACGACCCTCGCGACGGCGGCGCTCAACGGGACGGCGGCGGGCGTCCCGCTGCACGGCCGCGGCGCGCTCTACGATCTCTTCGGGGTACCGCGGTTTCGGATCGCGCTCGCCGCCGACGCCGACGCGCGCGCGCTCAAGACGCTCTTCGCGTTCTCCGCGAACCGTCCGGTTACCGGAACGGCGCACCTCGAGACGCTGCTCGCCGCGCAGCTCGCCGATCCGCTGATCCGCACCTGGATCCGCGGCAGCCGCGTCGCGTACGACCGCTACCCCGTCGACGCGCTCGACGGTCTGGTCGACTACTACCACGGCGCGGTGACGATCGCCGGCGTGCACGCACGTTACGGGCGCGCGCTGGTCGACGTCGGCGGACACATCGACTTCACCGATCGCGGCAACGACTTCGGATTCGTGCTGAGCGCGCACGGCGCCGGCGCCGATCTCCCGTACGCCGACGCCTTCGCTCCCGACGCGACGATCGACGCGACGGCGCTGATCGAGGAACCGCCGAAGGCCGGCTTCGACGCGCGCGGGACGATCCTGGCGAGCGGCGCGACCAGCGGGACGGGGACGTTCGCGGTCGACCAGTACGGCGTCGGCGAGTTCGGCCCGTTCTCGTTCTCGCGCGCCGACGGCACCTCGCTGGCCGGCGCCTTCGAACTCCAGCGCCCGATCTCGGCGAGCGCGGGCTGGCTGCACCTGCGCGACTTCCGCATCGCCGAGGTCCGCCGGGCGGCGGCGCTGCCCGGCGTGCGCGTCCCGCAGCTGCCGCCGCTCGCCGGGATCGTCGACGGCGACCTCGCCGTCGGCGGGACGCCGTCGACGTTCGGGCTGGCGGGTACGGTGCGCGGCCGGGGCCTGCGCGTCGCAGGATACCCGATCGGCGCCGGCAGCGTCAGCGTTGGGGGCACCTTCGACGACGTCCGCCTGACCTCGGTCGCGGTCGACGGACCGCTCGGGCGATTCCGCGGCCGCGGCGCGTACGGTACAAACCTCTTAGCGCTTGACGGCGACTACGACGGCAGCCTCGCGCAGCTGCGGACGTTCGTCGACGATCCGACGGCGGTCGGCGGCGTGCACGGTCCGGTGCGCGCGACGATCGGGCCGAAGCGCGTCGTGATCCAGACGACCGGCGCCCAGCTCGCCGGGGCGCGGGTCCGCGGCGTCGCGGTCGAACGCGTCAGCGGGACGATCGCCCTCGACGGCAAGCAGCTTCGCGTCGTCGCCGCCGACGGCGCGCTCGGCGGCGGCCACGCCGTCGCGGCCGATCTGGGCGGACCGTTCCTGGTCTCGGCGCCCGACGTCCCGGTCGGCGCCCTGCGCGGCGCGGGGATCCCGCTCGAGAGCGGCACCCTGGGGATGCTCGGCGTCGCCGACCTGCGCGGCACCAGCCCGCGCTTCGACGGCGTCGTCACCGTGAGCGACGGCAGCGCGGCGGGGTATCCGGTCAGCGGCGGGGCCGATCTGTCGCTCGCCGGATCGACGGTGACGCTGCGCGACGGTGTCGCCGGGCTGGGGACGACGTTCGGCAGCTTCGCCGGAACCGTCGCCGAGATCGGGCGCGCGAACCGCTACGATCTGAACGCGTCGATTCCGATCGGCGACGTCGAACAAGTGCGCACCGCGCTGCACCTTCCGCTGCGCACGCTGTACGGCAGCTTCGCCGCCGACTTGCGGGTGCGCGGCGCCGGTGCCGCGCCGGCGCTGAGCGGCAACGTCGCCGTTCCGGAAGGCTCGTACAACGGGCTCGACTTTCGCGACGCGCGCGCCGGCGTCGCGCTCGACCGCTCGTCGGTTGCCGCGCACGACGGCGTGGTGACGGTCGGCTCGACGCGCGCGAACGTCGATGCGTCGGCGGCGATCGCGCAGCGCGCGTTCGCGGTCAACGTGCACAGCGCCGACGCGAACCTGGCCGACTTCGACGACTACTTCGACGAAGCCGAGACGCTTGCGGGCCGCGGCCCGGTCGCGTTCGCGTTCGCGAACGACGGCCTGACGACGCGCACGAGCGGACGGTTCGACGTGCGCGATTTCCGCTATCGCCGCTTCGCGTTCGGCACCACCGACGCGACCTGGTCGCAGCCGCACGGAGCGCCGATCGCCGGGGCGGTGAACGTGCAGGGCGAGCACGGAACGCTGCACGCGAACGGCACGATCGCCCCGGCGCCCGGCGATCCGATCGCCGCCTTCGCGCACGCACGCTACGGCGCGCGCGTGCAGACGACGCGCGTCGACCTGGCGACGTGGCTCCCGCCGTTCGGGATCACCGCGCCCCTGCTCGGCCAGGTCGACGCGCGCGGAACCGTCGCCGGGCGCTGGCCGCGGCTCACGATCGCCGGCGACGCGACGCTGCAGCACGGTTCGGTCTACGGCTATGCGGTGCGCAGCGGAACGCTGCACGCGCGCAGCGACGGCGGGCGGCTCGCTTTCACGAACAGCGTGCTCGATCTGGGATTCGCGCGCTTCGACGTCAACGGATCGCTCGGCTACGACGCGCGCGCGCCGCTCGCGCTCTCGGTGCACGCGCAAACGCCCGACCTCGCGCGCACGCTGGTGACGATGCTGCCGAAGGGCCCGCGTTACGATATCGCCGGCGCTGTGCAGTCGGACGCGCGCATCACCGGAACGTTCGCGCATCCGCGCGCGACGGTCGGCTTCGACGTGACGCAGGGGCGCTACGGAAGTCTCGCGATCGCGCGCATCCTCGGCAGCGCGGCGTACGACGGCACGACGCTCACCGTCAACGACGCCGAAGCGACGTTCGCGAAAGGGAGCGTGCTCGTCGCCGGCGCGCTGCCGCTGCGGTTGGAGCCGCTCGGCCTGCGTCCGGGCGCGCCGCTCTCGTTCCAGCTCGCGGCGAACGGTCTCGACCTCGCGCCGTTCGCGCCGTTCGTCCCCGGCCCGCACACGAAGCTCGGCGGAACGCTCGACGGGCGGGTTGCGATCGAAGGAACGCCGCGCGCGCCGCGCATTGCGGGCAACGCCGCGCTGACCAACGGCAGTTACGTCTCCGACTTCGACCGCGCCGGAATCGCCGCTGCGAACGCGCGGTTCACGTTCAACGGCAACAGCGTCGCGCTCGACGCGCTGCACGCGAAACTCGGCGCAGGGACGCTCGACGGAAGCGGTTCGCTCGACCTGCCGTTCCCCGGCGCGCACACCAGCGGCTATTCGATCGCGCTCGTCGCGCACGGCGCGCGGGTCGACTCGCCGGAGTTCGGCCGCGGGACGATCGACGGGACGATGACGCTCGCGCGCGGGCCGACGATCGCGATCCTGTCCGGCGATCTCACGCTCTCCAACGCATCGATCCCGTTCGCGACGATCTTCCGCACCGCCGCCGGCGGCAACGGCAACGGCGCGGCGAACGGCCCGGTGCCGTTCGATCTCGGCTTCAACCTGCGCGCGAACGCCGGGCGCAACGTGCGCGTGCAGTCGTCGATCGTCGACGTCGGTGCGAAAGGGACGCTCGATCTGACGGGAACGCTGCGCACGCCGCGGCTGGCGGGCGTCCTCACCGCGACGCCGGGCGGCGTCTTCTCGACCTACAACCGCGCGTTCCGCGTCCAACAGGCAGTGGTGCGCTTCGATCCCGCGCAAGGCGTCGTGCCGTATCTCGATCTGCGCGCGTACGCGCACGTCACCAACCCCGACCCCGATCCGACGCGCAACGCGGTCGGCAGCGCCGACATCACCGTCACCGTGCAAGGCCCTGCCGACGAGCTCGCGCAGGGCGGCGCGATCTCGTTCAGTTCCAATCCGCCGTACTCGCAAGAGCAGATCGTCGGCCTGCTCCTCGACGCTTCGCTCTTCGGCGCGGTCAACTTCGGCCAGCAGTCCAACGGCACGACGCTGCGCGGCGCTCCGGGCGAATCGAACGTCCTGCTCCCGCCCGGCGTCACGCCGTATCAGAGCGGCACGATCAACTTCAACCAGGAAGCGTTTTCGATCCTCAACGGACAGTTCACGCAGCGCTTCCTCGCGCCGATCGAACGCGTCTTCATCGGCGCGCTCAACCTCAGCGATCTCGAAGTGACCGTCGACTACGGCGGCGGCGTCGGCTACAACGCGCTCAAGCAGATCGGACACCGCGATGTCTACGCCAGCTTTGGACAGACGCTCTCGAACCCGCTGCGCACGACGCTCGGCTTCACCGCGCGTCCCGACGCGGCGACCTCCGCGAGCTTCAGTTACTTCACCGAGAACGGAAACCCGGCGATCGCGACGAGCGCGAACGGAAACACGTCGTTCAACAACGTGCGCCGTCTCAACGGGCTCCAGCCGCTGAACGGACGGCAAGGGTTCACCTTCTTGGTCGTGCGCAAGTTCCGGTAA
- a CDS encoding BamA/OMP85 family outer membrane protein, whose amino-acid sequence MIERLRRTSRLVLAVLAFLALVMPPAQSATSAPTVVAVSVTGNAHIPTDRILAVITTKVGDPFDPAKVQADLRAIADLGFFADQAPPIIKQRPDGVAVTYRVIENPVVTSIRFAGNKSVSADTLLALMDTAPGQVFNIKTYQQDVLKINSYYDKVGFGGQLPSHVTDVNIGADGVLTLTIQEGLTVKNIIITPPPDADPVLPPTLITAALVTKPGSPYSESQRDKDYDALKTLYEKYDLKIGDVEAGVDPATIDQKAGTADVRYTIQVLRVGAVEITGNTYTHDDVIRRELRLRPGMLVTDSGLRRDYDRLNNLGFFEKIDFQAKPGPDPKRQGLVTINWQVKEQRTGTATVGAGYSGGLTGTGLTGTLSYQQNNINGTGNGGSVRLERGSRVSDAQLSVTIPYVGKTEKSQRYSLGATVFTQQQTNFYPVYLGCVGSGGAQGGIGAPTTTPGFGATPSASIAPCPATGALPVALIPPDANNPNLVSGIVSTYKSRSTGLSTTIGRRLTDVYKVSAGVNLQTVAASADVPSGYFFRGDNNVLSTNCPLGTSVSLLGSSTNCGNSLSSAYGITAPSIAQINSNQNYKLRSFVFGVGADSRDDVFNPRRGVNASISDEISGKGIGSDFNYSLVTLDGAKFFPVLKNATLGVHGLVGASTGAIPTNKLFIFSDQELRGYADPAYGTEKLLGQVELRIPLTQDRKFSIVTFAETGATRIRGGVSNNGTQTFDLNKYTFRGDVGVGLRFDVPQLGLHTLRLDFAKGSQGTHTSFGIGQSF is encoded by the coding sequence TTGATCGAACGGCTCCGCCGCACGTCGCGCCTGGTGCTCGCCGTGCTCGCGTTTCTGGCCCTGGTGATGCCCCCGGCGCAATCCGCAACCTCGGCGCCCACGGTCGTCGCCGTCTCGGTGACGGGGAACGCGCACATCCCCACCGACCGCATCCTGGCGGTGATCACGACCAAGGTCGGCGACCCGTTCGACCCCGCCAAAGTGCAGGCCGATCTGCGCGCGATCGCCGATCTCGGCTTCTTCGCCGATCAGGCCCCGCCGATCATCAAGCAGCGTCCCGACGGCGTCGCGGTGACCTATCGCGTCATCGAGAACCCCGTCGTCACGTCGATCCGCTTCGCCGGCAACAAGAGCGTCTCGGCCGACACGCTGCTCGCGCTCATGGACACCGCGCCGGGACAGGTCTTCAATATCAAGACCTACCAGCAAGACGTCCTCAAGATCAATTCGTACTACGACAAGGTCGGCTTCGGCGGCCAGCTCCCCTCGCACGTCACCGACGTCAACATCGGCGCCGACGGCGTCCTCACGCTGACGATCCAAGAGGGGCTCACGGTCAAGAACATCATCATCACGCCGCCGCCCGACGCCGACCCCGTCCTGCCGCCGACGCTCATCACCGCGGCCCTAGTCACCAAGCCCGGCAGCCCGTACTCCGAGTCGCAGCGCGATAAGGACTACGACGCGCTCAAAACGCTCTACGAGAAGTACGATCTGAAGATCGGCGACGTGGAAGCCGGCGTCGATCCCGCGACGATCGATCAGAAAGCCGGGACCGCCGACGTTCGGTACACGATCCAGGTGCTGCGCGTCGGCGCCGTCGAGATCACCGGCAACACCTACACCCACGACGACGTGATCCGGCGCGAACTGCGCCTGCGCCCGGGGATGCTGGTGACCGACTCCGGCCTGCGCCGCGACTACGACCGGCTCAACAACCTGGGCTTCTTCGAGAAGATCGACTTCCAGGCCAAGCCCGGACCCGATCCCAAGCGCCAGGGCCTCGTCACGATCAACTGGCAGGTCAAAGAGCAGCGCACCGGGACCGCGACCGTCGGCGCCGGCTACTCCGGCGGCCTGACCGGAACCGGGCTCACCGGGACGCTCTCGTACCAGCAGAACAACATCAACGGGACCGGCAACGGTGGCTCGGTGCGGCTCGAGCGCGGCTCGCGCGTCTCCGACGCCCAGCTCTCGGTGACGATCCCCTATGTCGGCAAGACCGAGAAATCGCAGCGCTACAGCCTCGGCGCGACGGTCTTCACCCAGCAGCAGACGAACTTCTACCCGGTCTACCTGGGTTGCGTGGGCAGCGGCGGCGCGCAAGGCGGGATCGGCGCGCCGACGACGACCCCCGGCTTCGGCGCGACGCCGTCGGCGTCGATCGCCCCGTGCCCCGCGACCGGCGCGCTCCCCGTCGCGCTGATCCCGCCCGACGCGAACAACCCGAACCTCGTCAGCGGGATCGTCTCGACGTACAAGTCGCGTTCGACCGGGCTCTCGACGACCATCGGCCGCCGGCTCACCGACGTCTACAAAGTCTCCGCCGGGGTCAACCTCCAGACGGTCGCGGCGTCGGCCGACGTCCCGTCGGGCTACTTCTTCCGCGGCGACAACAACGTGCTCTCGACGAATTGCCCGCTCGGGACCAGCGTGAGCCTGCTGGGATCGTCGACGAACTGCGGCAACTCGCTCTCGAGCGCGTACGGGATCACCGCGCCGTCGATCGCGCAGATCAACTCGAACCAGAACTACAAACTTCGCAGCTTCGTCTTCGGGGTCGGCGCCGACTCGCGGGACGACGTCTTCAACCCGCGCCGCGGCGTGAACGCCAGCATCAGCGACGAGATCAGCGGCAAGGGGATCGGTTCCGACTTCAACTACTCGCTGGTCACCCTCGACGGCGCGAAGTTTTTCCCCGTCCTGAAGAACGCGACGCTGGGCGTCCACGGTTTGGTCGGCGCCTCGACCGGTGCGATCCCGACGAACAAGCTGTTCATCTTCTCCGACCAGGAACTGCGCGGGTATGCCGACCCTGCGTACGGAACAGAGAAACTGCTCGGACAGGTCGAGCTGCGGATCCCGCTCACGCAGGATCGCAAGTTCTCCATCGTCACGTTCGCGGAGACCGGCGCGACCCGGATTCGAGGCGGCGTCTCGAACAACGGTACGCAAACGTTCGACCTCAACAAGTACACGTTCCGCGGTGACGTAGGAGTCGGTCTGCGATTCGACGTGCCGCAGCTCGGGCTGCACACCCTTCGCCTGGATTTCGCGAAGGGGAGTCAGGGCACGCACACCTCGTTCGGAATTGGACAGAGCTTCTAA
- a CDS encoding OmpH family outer membrane protein encodes MDHLSARGRVAALAFALAAFMLGTPAIGATDITDIGAIDQAAIAALPQFQAANKSLYDYGQQLQRQFTAQARHASQQQQQQLGRQFQQKLADRQRAVMGPLLQRAQVAIASVASSKNLSVVVDRRIVVFGGQDITGSVRDLLSGVGDPVPPVSTPPPSKVGFVDQQAIDALPKVKAAQDEFLKFKSDQDKTAGEKLKGAKTDADRDAILKDYRKALDDKQSATLKPMIDQTRSAIADVAKSKGLVLVVDRGNIVFGGLDITSDVTAKLK; translated from the coding sequence ATGGACCATCTCTCAGCGCGCGGCCGCGTCGCCGCGCTGGCGTTCGCGCTCGCAGCCTTCATGCTCGGCACGCCGGCGATCGGCGCGACCGACATCACGGACATCGGGGCGATCGATCAGGCGGCGATCGCCGCGCTCCCGCAATTCCAAGCCGCGAACAAATCGCTCTACGACTACGGCCAGCAGCTGCAGCGGCAGTTCACGGCGCAGGCGCGTCACGCGTCGCAGCAGCAGCAGCAGCAGCTCGGGCGCCAATTCCAGCAGAAACTCGCCGACCGTCAGCGCGCCGTGATGGGACCGCTGCTCCAGCGCGCGCAGGTCGCGATCGCGTCGGTCGCGTCGTCGAAGAATCTCTCGGTCGTCGTCGACCGGCGCATCGTCGTGTTCGGCGGTCAGGATATCACCGGAAGCGTGCGCGACCTGCTCTCCGGCGTCGGCGATCCGGTGCCGCCGGTCTCGACCCCGCCGCCGTCGAAGGTCGGTTTCGTCGATCAGCAGGCGATCGACGCGCTTCCGAAAGTGAAGGCGGCGCAGGACGAGTTCCTCAAGTTCAAGTCCGATCAGGACAAGACCGCCGGCGAGAAGCTCAAGGGCGCGAAGACCGACGCCGATCGCGACGCGATCCTCAAGGACTACCGCAAGGCGCTCGACGACAAGCAGAGTGCGACGCTCAAGCCGATGATCGATCAGACCCGCAGCGCGATCGCGGACGTCGCGAAGAGCAAAGGGCTCGTGCTCGTCGTCGATCGCGGCAACATCGTCTTCGGCGGCCTCGACATCACCAGCGACGTCACCGCGAAGCTGAAATGA
- a CDS encoding OmpH family outer membrane protein — MTRAHRRIVSAAAAAFAATVLASCGRGGNAVQPPPPGAGTVGYVHMDELVKKHPLYDQLARYDRSIEAFDLTATAPAVVAANPQVRAREAQLEAQLKAAADRTTKLLSEKQKQYQAQESQAIAAALRGAGPGGASASQIAGSVNASAAEQQSGVAAQAQRDLTTYRSTLQKQDQAQIAAAQKALSQRADRTYRAKLDELQAKESALSLKLANEDAAERLALRTKLSSLALDDAARDDVQKQLTALDRKEADALAAQRNRDQQTLAAFQTELHAQTQADLDRRVGAIQKQSLGALAQRQSTLMHQVQSIGGPVVQVTTVGGKPQQQINPNLPPELRTRIQQLHDDYQKRFQTDAKATIADFNKTRDDLQRRYAELHGLDASARQGAQAQIVELRKKRDDLYGEITAQIDREVKLIAQQRGIAVVLGDVVAPANAVDLTPDALKDIESLHE, encoded by the coding sequence ATGACCCGCGCGCACCGCCGCATCGTAAGCGCCGCCGCCGCTGCGTTTGCCGCGACGGTGCTGGCGTCGTGCGGTCGCGGCGGGAACGCCGTGCAGCCGCCGCCGCCGGGTGCGGGGACGGTTGGCTACGTGCACATGGACGAGCTGGTGAAGAAGCACCCGCTCTACGATCAGCTCGCGCGGTACGATCGCAGCATCGAAGCGTTCGACCTCACCGCGACCGCGCCGGCCGTCGTCGCCGCCAACCCGCAGGTGCGCGCCCGCGAAGCGCAGCTCGAAGCCCAGCTCAAAGCCGCGGCCGACCGCACCACCAAACTGCTGAGCGAGAAGCAGAAGCAGTATCAGGCGCAGGAGTCGCAGGCGATCGCCGCTGCGCTGCGCGGCGCCGGGCCGGGCGGCGCGAGCGCGTCGCAGATCGCCGGCAGCGTGAACGCCTCGGCGGCGGAGCAGCAGTCGGGCGTCGCGGCGCAGGCGCAGCGCGATCTCACCACCTACCGCTCGACGCTGCAGAAGCAGGATCAGGCGCAGATCGCCGCGGCGCAGAAGGCGCTCTCGCAGCGCGCCGACCGCACCTACCGGGCGAAGCTCGACGAACTGCAGGCGAAGGAGTCGGCGCTCTCGCTGAAGCTCGCCAACGAGGATGCCGCCGAGCGGCTCGCGCTGCGCACGAAGCTCTCCTCGCTCGCGCTCGACGACGCCGCGCGCGACGACGTGCAGAAACAGCTCACCGCGCTCGACCGCAAAGAGGCCGACGCGCTCGCGGCGCAGCGCAACCGCGACCAGCAGACGCTGGCCGCGTTCCAGACCGAACTGCACGCGCAGACCCAAGCCGATCTCGACCGGCGCGTCGGTGCGATCCAGAAGCAGTCGCTCGGGGCGCTCGCGCAGCGGCAGTCCACCTTGATGCATCAGGTGCAGTCGATCGGCGGACCGGTCGTGCAGGTCACGACGGTCGGCGGGAAGCCGCAGCAGCAGATCAACCCGAACCTCCCGCCCGAACTCCGCACCCGCATTCAGCAGCTCCACGACGACTATCAGAAGCGTTTCCAGACCGACGCCAAGGCGACGATCGCGGACTTCAACAAGACGCGCGACGACCTCCAGCGGCGCTACGCCGAACTGCACGGCCTCGACGCCTCGGCGCGCCAAGGCGCGCAAGCGCAGATCGTCGAGCTGCGCAAGAAACGCGACGATCTCTATGGGGAGATCACCGCGCAGATCGATCGCGAAGTCAAACTGATCGCGCAGCAGCGCGGCATCGCCGTCGTCCTGGGCGACGTCGTCGCGCCGGCGAACGCGGTCGATCTCACCCCCGACGCCCTCAAAGACATCGAAAGCCTGCACGAATAG
- a CDS encoding lipoprotein translates to MKRIILLASLLASLAACSNAPKSQIGLIDEERIKANWPKFLNYQNQLSNDAQTIERSGKPDKVKQQLRAALQDRFARDQIELSNDVGAAASQIAQEKHLSYVFTRQYVGYGGVDITPDVEKLLKIEEKATPAP, encoded by the coding sequence ATGAAGCGCATCATTCTCCTCGCGTCGCTGCTCGCTTCGCTCGCCGCGTGTTCGAATGCCCCCAAGAGCCAGATTGGGCTCATCGACGAGGAACGCATCAAGGCCAACTGGCCAAAGTTCCTCAACTACCAGAACCAGCTCTCGAACGACGCGCAGACGATCGAACGTTCGGGGAAGCCGGACAAGGTGAAGCAGCAGCTGCGCGCCGCGCTGCAGGATCGCTTCGCGCGCGATCAGATCGAGCTCTCCAACGACGTCGGCGCGGCGGCGAGTCAGATCGCGCAGGAGAAGCACCTCAGCTACGTCTTCACGCGGCAGTACGTCGGCTACGGCGGCGTCGACATCACCCCCGACGTCGAGAAGCTGCTGAAGATCGAAGAGAAGGCGACCCCCGCGCCGTGA